One genomic region from Phorcysia thermohydrogeniphila encodes:
- the secY gene encoding preprotein translocase subunit SecY, which produces MNLSKILANVTEVPELRKRFIFTMLLLAVYRLGAHIPTPGIDVLALSEFFKKAQGTVFGFMDVFSGGALSKLTIFALGVMPYISSAIIMQLLTVAVPSIERLAKEEGEYGRRKINQYTRYGAVLLAFIQALGIAIGLQSMKSPTGVPVVPNPGFTFIFVCVTCLTAGATFLMWLGEKITERGIGNGMSILIFAGIVSRIPNAVFTMFTMLKNGDMTLFKAIGVVVIILAMIAAIVYIQEAERRVPLHYARRIVGTLSVGSYASYLPIKLNPAGVIPIIFAASVLMFPATIVKFIHHPIAQAIYDFLQPGSPVYLAVYGALIFFFTYFYTAVIFNPEEIAENLNKHGGFIPGVRAGSDTAKYLDRIVSRLTFAGAVFLTLVAIIPLVITQKMQLPFYFGGTAILIVVGVALDTLRRMEAYALTLSYEGFLGRRRRRMKLGAGGAK; this is translated from the coding sequence ATGAACCTTTCAAAGATTCTCGCCAACGTAACGGAAGTCCCTGAGCTTAGAAAACGTTTTATCTTCACGATGTTGCTCCTAGCCGTTTACAGGCTGGGAGCTCATATTCCTACTCCCGGAATAGACGTTTTAGCCCTTTCTGAATTTTTTAAGAAGGCACAGGGGACTGTTTTTGGTTTTATGGACGTATTTTCTGGAGGAGCTCTAAGCAAACTAACGATATTTGCCCTCGGCGTTATGCCCTACATTAGTTCCGCTATTATTATGCAGCTTCTGACCGTTGCGGTTCCCTCCATTGAAAGGTTGGCAAAAGAGGAGGGAGAGTACGGTAGGAGAAAAATTAACCAGTATACCCGTTACGGGGCTGTCCTTTTAGCTTTTATACAGGCCTTAGGTATTGCTATCGGTCTTCAGTCTATGAAGAGTCCGACAGGTGTTCCAGTTGTTCCCAATCCCGGTTTTACCTTTATTTTTGTCTGTGTTACCTGCCTTACTGCCGGTGCAACTTTCTTAATGTGGCTTGGTGAGAAGATAACGGAAAGGGGCATCGGTAACGGTATGTCAATTCTTATCTTTGCTGGAATCGTCTCTCGCATTCCCAACGCTGTTTTTACTATGTTCACAATGCTAAAAAACGGCGATATGACCCTTTTTAAGGCCATAGGTGTTGTCGTAATCATCCTTGCCATGATTGCGGCCATTGTCTACATACAGGAGGCCGAAAGGCGCGTTCCCCTCCACTATGCAAGGAGAATTGTCGGCACTCTCTCTGTTGGAAGTTATGCAAGCTACCTTCCTATAAAGCTGAATCCAGCTGGCGTTATCCCGATTATCTTTGCAGCTTCTGTTCTCATGTTCCCAGCAACCATCGTTAAGTTTATCCACCACCCAATTGCTCAGGCAATCTACGACTTTCTACAGCCGGGAAGTCCTGTTTACCTTGCTGTTTACGGAGCTCTCATTTTTTTCTTCACTTACTTCTACACTGCCGTTATCTTTAACCCGGAAGAAATTGCCGAAAACCTAAACAAGCACGGCGGTTTCATTCCCGGAGTAAGGGCTGGTAGCGATACGGCCAAGTACCTTGACAGGATAGTTTCAAGGCTAACCTTTGCCGGAGCAGTTTTCCTAACCCTTGTGGCGATTATTCCCCTTGTCATTACTCAAAAGATGCAGCTTCCCTTCTACTTTGGAGGAACTGCGATTCTCATCGTTGTAGGGGTCGCCCTTGATACCCTGAGGAGAATGGAGGCTTACGCTCTTACCCTTTCCTACGAAGGTTTCTTAGGAAGACGCAGGCGTAGGATGAAACTTGGTGCTGGAGGTGCAAAGTGA
- a CDS encoding adenylate kinase, which produces MIKVVFLGPPGAGKGTQAVRIAEKYNVPHISTGDILRAAVKEGTELGKLAKSYMDRGELVPDEVIIGIIRERLSQPDVKERGFILDGFPRTIAQAEALDELLKELQLPLDKVIYLNVDDEEIVKRLLARGRADDTEDVIRNRLKVYREQTAPLVDYYTEKGLLVEICGVGEIEEITKKIEESLGLND; this is translated from the coding sequence GTGATAAAGGTCGTTTTTTTAGGACCTCCCGGAGCAGGTAAAGGAACTCAGGCAGTTAGAATAGCGGAAAAGTACAACGTTCCCCATATCTCAACTGGAGATATCCTGAGAGCAGCTGTTAAGGAGGGAACAGAGCTCGGGAAACTTGCAAAATCCTACATGGACAGGGGAGAGCTCGTCCCCGATGAGGTCATCATCGGAATCATTAGGGAAAGGCTCTCTCAGCCCGACGTAAAGGAGAGGGGTTTTATCCTTGATGGATTCCCAAGAACGATAGCTCAGGCCGAAGCCCTTGATGAGTTGCTCAAAGAGCTCCAGCTCCCCCTTGACAAAGTTATCTACCTAAATGTTGACGATGAAGAAATAGTTAAGAGGCTCTTGGCTCGTGGAAGGGCTGATGATACAGAGGACGTTATAAGGAACAGGCTTAAGGTTTACAGAGAGCAGACTGCTCCTCTTGTTGACTACTACACTGAGAAAGGCCTCCTTGTGGAAATCTGCGGCGTTGGCGAAATTGAAGAGATTACAAAGAAAATTGAGGAGAGTTTAGGGTTAAATGATTAA